A genomic region of Miscanthus floridulus cultivar M001 chromosome 3, ASM1932011v1, whole genome shotgun sequence contains the following coding sequences:
- the LOC136545684 gene encoding putative lipid-transfer protein DIR1 — MASSSKSSSSSSPQLVAAALLVAAVVAASALVAAEAVCDMSNEQFMSCQPAAAKTTDPPAAPSQACCDALAGADLTCLCGYKNSPWMSVYNIDPKRAMELPAKCGLATPPNC; from the coding sequence ATGGCGAGCAGCAGCAAGTCGTCGTCCTCGAGCTCGCCGCAGCTGGTTGCTGCCGCGCTGCTTGTGGCCGCCGTGGTGGCGGCGTCCGCcctggtggcggcggaggcggtgtgCGACATGAGCAACGAGCAGTTCATGTCGTGCCAGCCCGCGGCGGCCAAGACGACGGACCCGCCGGCAGCGCCGTCGCAGGCGTGCTGCGACGCGCTGGCGGGCGCGGACCTCACGTGCCTGTGCGGCTACAAGAACTCGCCGTGGATGAGCGTCTACAACATCGATCCCAAGCGCGCCATGGAGCTCCCCGCCAAGTGCGGCCTCGCCACGCCACCCAACTGTTAG